In one window of Hymenobacter nivis DNA:
- a CDS encoding cupredoxin domain-containing protein: MDTTAIIVTIVGLGLVAFVLWYFFFSARQAASAVSSSSGVQEVAITVKGGYSPDIIEVEKGKPVQLSFYRNEENSCSEELLMPDFSIRRDLPAFKTTLVELLPEKAGTFPFTCGMGMLRGSLVVK, encoded by the coding sequence ATGGATACGACCGCCATCATTGTTACCATAGTCGGCCTGGGCCTGGTTGCCTTCGTGCTGTGGTACTTCTTCTTTTCGGCCCGCCAGGCGGCCAGCGCCGTTTCCTCCTCAAGCGGCGTGCAGGAAGTAGCCATCACTGTGAAGGGAGGCTACTCGCCCGACATCATCGAAGTAGAAAAAGGCAAGCCCGTACAACTGAGCTTTTACCGCAACGAGGAAAACAGCTGCTCGGAGGAGTTGCTCATGCCCGATTTCAGCATCCGCCGCGACCTGCCAGCCTTCAAAACGACGCTGGTAGAGCTGCTGCCCGAAAAGGCCGGCACTTTCCCGTTCACCTGCGGCATGGGCATGCTACGGGGTAGTTTGGTGGTGAAATAA